One genomic window of Moorella glycerini includes the following:
- a CDS encoding O-antigen ligase family protein, whose product MARSKRKTGEAYKEAHRKGKVIPLTSAIKGGKNQTVNNAKDNPDTNTRVTPWRRVREKNSSGEPFWPAGGNQTLFLLAFAGLLLLLFYPPFFRGLFFPVEQRWTLLFAAALFFLTYLWKLSRREVAFLNRPLDLATAALVVVYILAAIKPASRSLAVAEVAKVLLYFLTFWLTSRLGGQRRTLYLLHALYLAAAGTALAALLSATELVYIKDGFVGGRFYSTLQYPNALASYTGAGSIIGFYLWARAGSRQRYLYAAANYLLLMVFLGTGSRGAYLVFPLVIFFYWLLAPGGYRLNTLAHLVTSSAAALAGNARFIPLAVAKAYGPAWSWFALGLLVALAGQLIIQGAGWSLRTPRARMAAGVAVLVILVGAGVFFAQHQLAVTPVGGDRQPAGILARLLPPQVMARLQDINLETKSSRERLIWTGDALKMVRERPVFGFGGGGWEAAYRQYQSYFYNSTQVHNDYAQVAVETGLVGIAVLGIVWLFFLLTALGNYRSSRGPERLQALAIGMAALNLGLHAAIDFDLALGAVSMMLWACFGLARSIEGQRLGPEPTLAAAVFKNKQVAYVTGAALATLVIVLFSVSYLAGVASARQAAAALQRNNLRATASYLEEASRYDPFTASYNSDLAGIYLKEGKTKEALALALAASNKEPYNLAVLSRLAEAYWQDGAVEQALAIMERARQVAPWVGASWENLGQAYTAAGINYLRAGQQDKARQVFQQAAALPAAVKEKVDSLGEFKDLHQPGGVTLSPAIQLRAAIGQYFLGQEREAAANLNAAAKDAQIKSEVQLWQAILAYHQGDTDRANQLLAQVEKADAGLAKQYDQLKNLPVLAK is encoded by the coding sequence ATGGCACGGAGCAAAAGAAAGACCGGGGAAGCATATAAAGAAGCACATAGAAAAGGTAAAGTAATCCCCTTAACAAGTGCCATCAAAGGCGGGAAAAATCAAACGGTAAATAACGCTAAAGATAACCCTGATACTAATACCCGAGTAACCCCCTGGCGCCGCGTCAGGGAAAAAAACAGCAGCGGGGAGCCCTTCTGGCCGGCCGGGGGCAACCAGACTTTATTTCTACTGGCCTTTGCCGGCCTGTTGTTGCTCCTCTTTTACCCGCCTTTTTTTCGCGGCCTCTTTTTCCCGGTAGAGCAGCGCTGGACCTTGCTGTTTGCCGCCGCCCTGTTTTTCCTTACTTACCTGTGGAAGTTGTCCCGCCGGGAAGTAGCCTTCCTTAACCGGCCCCTGGATTTGGCGACCGCGGCCCTGGTAGTAGTTTATATCCTGGCCGCCATCAAGCCGGCCAGCCGCAGCCTGGCCGTAGCTGAAGTGGCTAAGGTCCTCCTTTACTTTTTAACCTTCTGGCTGACTTCCCGCCTGGGCGGCCAGCGCCGTACCCTCTACCTGCTCCATGCCCTTTACCTGGCCGCAGCTGGAACCGCCCTGGCGGCTTTGCTTAGTGCTACGGAGCTTGTTTACATTAAAGATGGTTTCGTGGGCGGGCGTTTCTACTCCACTTTACAGTACCCCAATGCCCTGGCCAGTTACACCGGTGCCGGCAGTATCATCGGTTTTTACCTCTGGGCCCGGGCCGGCAGCCGCCAGCGGTATTTATACGCCGCGGCCAACTACCTGTTATTAATGGTTTTCCTGGGGACAGGCTCCCGGGGCGCTTACCTCGTTTTCCCCCTGGTTATCTTCTTCTACTGGCTGCTGGCGCCCGGGGGTTACCGCCTGAATACCCTGGCCCACCTGGTGACCAGCAGCGCCGCCGCCCTGGCAGGCAATGCCCGGTTTATTCCCCTGGCTGTAGCCAAAGCCTACGGCCCGGCCTGGAGCTGGTTTGCCCTGGGCCTGCTGGTAGCCCTTGCCGGCCAGCTAATTATCCAGGGAGCCGGCTGGAGCCTGCGGACCCCCAGGGCGCGCATGGCAGCCGGGGTGGCCGTCCTGGTCATCCTGGTGGGAGCCGGTGTCTTCTTTGCCCAGCACCAGCTAGCCGTAACCCCGGTAGGAGGGGACAGGCAACCGGCCGGTATCCTGGCCCGCCTCCTGCCGCCCCAGGTTATGGCCCGCCTCCAGGACATCAACCTGGAGACCAAGAGCAGCCGGGAACGGCTGATCTGGACGGGGGATGCGCTGAAGATGGTCCGGGAACGCCCCGTCTTTGGCTTCGGCGGTGGTGGCTGGGAAGCAGCCTACCGCCAGTACCAGAGTTACTTTTACAATTCCACCCAAGTGCACAATGATTACGCCCAGGTAGCCGTAGAAACCGGGCTGGTGGGCATCGCTGTACTGGGAATTGTATGGCTGTTTTTCCTGCTGACTGCCCTGGGTAACTACCGTTCTTCCCGCGGCCCAGAACGCCTCCAGGCCCTGGCTATAGGTATGGCTGCCTTGAACCTCGGCCTCCATGCCGCCATTGATTTCGACCTGGCCCTGGGAGCTGTCTCCATGATGCTCTGGGCCTGCTTCGGCCTGGCCAGGAGTATAGAAGGCCAGCGCCTGGGACCGGAGCCGACCCTGGCCGCGGCAGTATTTAAAAATAAGCAGGTGGCCTACGTTACAGGAGCAGCCCTGGCAACCCTGGTCATCGTCCTTTTTAGCGTTTCTTACCTGGCCGGGGTGGCCAGCGCCCGCCAGGCGGCTGCTGCCCTGCAGCGCAACAACCTCCGGGCTACGGCCTCTTACCTGGAAGAGGCCAGCCGTTATGACCCCTTTACGGCTTCCTATAACAGTGACCTGGCCGGTATTTACCTGAAGGAAGGGAAAACTAAGGAAGCCCTGGCCCTGGCCCTGGCTGCCAGCAATAAAGAGCCCTACAATCTGGCTGTCTTAAGCCGCCTGGCCGAAGCCTACTGGCAAGATGGTGCGGTCGAGCAAGCCCTGGCGATCATGGAACGTGCCCGGCAGGTTGCTCCCTGGGTGGGCGCCAGCTGGGAGAATTTAGGGCAGGCTTATACTGCTGCCGGCATTAACTATCTACGGGCCGGCCAGCAGGACAAGGCGCGGCAGGTGTTCCAGCAGGCAGCAGCCCTGCCAGCAGCTGTGAAGGAAAAAGTGGATAGTCTGGGAGAATTTAAAGACCTGCACCAGCCCGGCGGGGTGACCCTGAGCCCGGCCATCCAGCTCCGGGCAGCCATTGGCCAGTATTTCCTGGGGCAGGAAAGAGAAGCGGCAGCCAATCTTAACGCCGCAGCTAAAGATGCTCAAATAAAGTCTGAAGTCCAGCTCTGGCAGGCAATACTCGCTTATCACCAGGGAGATACCGACCGGGCCAATCAGCTCCTGGCCCAGGTGGAGAAGGCCGATGCCGGCCTGGCCAAACAATACGACCAGTTGAAAAACCTGCCGGTTCTTGCTAAATAG